Sequence from the Thunnus maccoyii chromosome 11, fThuMac1.1, whole genome shotgun sequence genome:
ACACACTTGAAACTcaattgtcaaataaatgtagtggagtagaaagtgcaatatttccctATGAAATGcagtagagtggaagtataaagtagcttaaaatggaaatactcgagtacagtacaagtacctcaaaattgtacttaagtacagtacttactttccaccactgattttCTACTATCAGTTTACTGTTAACCAAGCTAGATATTATATTTGCTTGGAGTACAATATGGTGGTAATACTGTTAATTTACTATAGTGCTCACTTTCATGGACTCTATGTGTATGTTTACCATGTGAATTACTGTGAGTACTTAAGGTCGCTCTATCACTGGTGATTCTTCCTGGCATGAGAGAGAGTGTAACTAATTTGAGAGCTGGTCTATACTTTTTTGAAGCCATagtagtttgtttttacaacacCTTTAGCCTAAGTATTGTTTACGATATCTCATTTTATGATTTGTGAATTATTGTCATTGAATTCATTGTCCAATACAGtaaaaagtcaaaagccagCTCCTCGTCTTCAACCTTAATTGGAAGTATGTTTAGCTTGCTGCGTAGATGTGCACCTACATGCATAATGAGGGCAGAGTCTTTGTTATTAGTTAAACCTGTGCTTTATCTGgcatgacaaattaaaatgtctgctgtaaaagTCTTGGCTATAGTCACATCTGCCTGATGTATCAAACATGAAGTTTGAAATGAGGACAATACATTTCCCTATTGCATTCAATTTTATTATCCCACTATaagtaaaaaaagaattatAACAGTAGTGCAAGGAGGGATTCAACAAGcttacattcatttcaaaaCAGCTGACTCACCGTACAGACTAATATAGACCACATTCAGAAGAACAATATAAAAACCTACATGAGTTGTAAATGAAGTAGGCTCTACAATCAGTTGAGTCCAATTGTGTAGCACCTTGTCACAGCCATAACCAACATCAGTTCAATCAGAAGCCGGAGACTCCTGGAGGAACCTGGTGCACCAGTACGTCAGGATTCATAGATACAGAGGCGTTCCCTTTGGGCCGAGTCAGGACAGGAACTGTGACATGAAGGTCACGGCCTGGTGGAGGTCGTCTGTCAGCTCCTCCGGTAGTGACAACACCACTGATGTCAAGCTGTGAGTTATTTCTAATATCCTATATAGAAAATAGCACATGGATGTTGTTTTCAGGTTGCTGCTGCATTCATTATGATCTCTGCCAACATAACATTTGGATTTTCACTCACCAGTTGATGTATTGAGCAGCCAGCTGAGGCTCATGCCTGGAGCCTTCCTCTATCACTAGAGACTGTTTCATCTGTTTGAAGTTGGCCTCGAtatctttctttatttcagagAAGGCCTGAATTCCTCTGAAGGAGCTAATGACTTgctgcaaagtaaaataaaaacattgatgcATGATAGAAAAAAGTGTATAGGAGTATAGGTGAAAAGCTGATACATAGAGTTACTTACATATATAACCGAGAGCTGGTGGGCGATGTATTTATGACTTCCTAGGTGCCTGATATCCTCCTCTAGCTGTTGACTCAGCACCAGGAGCTGGTTCAATTTGGCAATGTGGGAGAAGTATTCTGCAACAAAAGCATCGGCTTACATTAGTTACAGGAGTGTGTTTTGATTGTGTGATAAGCCTGCATAAAGGGAGAGGTGTGATTAGAAAGTCCACATCTACAAATTTTAAGATCTTTGTTACTGTGTCAACTACAAGGCCTCCACATTTACATGAAAAGTGCAAACAGAACCTTCATTTTCACCTTAATATAGTTccttttacttgagtaaaagtaggAATTCCACCATGTAAATATAGTTCAATAATTAAAACTAATTCATTaatatgtaagcagcattttaatactGTTGATAGtcaaggtggagctaattttaactacttaTATACTATAGTTTAATCTAtagaaatgaatcattttttatgaGACGATATTTTTTGCATATAAAACcttaatatgaaaaataaccATTAACCTTagctgtaaataaatgttacaaatgtaacaaaatgtaAAGAGTAAAAGGTGCAATATATTCCTTTGAAATTGAAATACTTCAGTAAAGTACAAAtccctcaaaattgtacttaagtatttgaataaatgagaaaataaataacttgaACTGAATTCCAGGTAGCAAAAGAAGTTCTTGATGTTTTAAAGGTTTGGCATCTAATCTGTTCATAATCTGTAATCAAAAACAATGACAGATTGAATCGTGCTTCTTCCTCTTGTGTGGGGATTAATTCATGTCCCTGTCAACTAGATCTCTCACCATCCATCGGCGGCCTCTCCAGCATGTCTACCGGGCTGCCTTGAATGAGGAACACCTCTACACGAGGAAACATGGCGGACAGACCCACCATGTCCAGGTAGTCCTGAGGAAGCACATAGACCAGCTGAGTTCTTGTACAGTTTCTGCACCTACAGTCACGTTCTTCTTACTTCAAGCATGTTTAGAGAGGTTTGTAGAGTGAATGACTTAGTTATTACAGTAGATGTGATACCTCCAGCTGTGGCATAGGTTTTGGTAGATGTTCAAGGCACTGCAGCATGTGGTCGAGAATCTCCGATCCTTTaagattacagcaaaaaaaaaaaaaaaagttaagtaCACAGGAGCTACTCAAGTCAAATTAAACTCTTTAATACGCTGTCACACTGACCTTGAGCCTGGAAAGTGTCTGACTCCTCCGGGCTGCAGCCTTGCCCCAACTGCTCCTGGAACTACAACATAGAAAATCAAAGCAGAAGAAGTTGGATATGATTTCCTCAAGTCTGCTGCCTTTGATTGCAGTTGTAAATATTAGACTTATGAGACAGTTTCATGAAAGTAATTTGCGAGCACTGTTTATACACAGATTGCGAACGGTGGCAAAGACCCATCTCACAAATGATTGTCACTTGCAAACTGCAGATACATTACTGAATCCCACAGTCCTCTCGCATCTTCAGTCAAATGTGTTGGGATCAATAGGAAAGGAAATTATCTCTTGCTGTAAATCGCATCTTGTACGTTGCAACTTTGGTAAAACGGACTCCAAGCTCACAAGAACATCTCAAGTAGAAACAGGAAAGTGTGAATTTATTGCTCATGGtttagtaaaaagaaaaaagaaaagtgtgagTGTTCGGCCTCAGTATAAAGAAGTAGAGCCTGTTCCTGCATTGGTTTGGCTTCATTTTCTATTGCTGTGTTTCCAGTCAAGCAATCTGATGTGAATTATGGTGTagcaaatttttaaaaaagctttattttccctcaaatgaaagaaaacagatgaaaaacaaattaaagatgATGGAAAAATGCATGTGCAAGTCTTTATGGTAGTTGTATGGACATTAAGTTATACATCAACTCAACGTCAAgtacatttcttttcttcttaatTCAGCATGATGCATGGCCAACATTAGCTGATATAATTAACACACTGCACAGCCAGTGCTAATTGACTCTCGTTTAACgggtgtgtttccagatgttATTTGCTTTGGTTCAGCCGTTGCAGATGCACATGTGACTTTTGCTTAAATGTCACTTGTCAGTTAGATGGAGATTGATTAACCTGATGGGAAAGTTGAGGGATGTAACACATGTCAACAGTGATATGGAAGTGATGCATGCTCAAGTGCTCAAGTTGACCTACCTGCTGCATCTGTGCTCTGATGAGGAGGTCCAGTTGCCCACAAAGACACAGCATCTCCAGGCCCACCTGCTCTGGACTCAGCTGGACCGGCATCAGAGGTCTCTTCACCTGTAGCTCCACTGACCACAGCAACCAAATCAGTAGGCCTGTACTGACATCATTTCTCTTCACACCtcaactaacacacacacacacacgcgggCACCACTACACTGTATATGCAGTATGTACATATGACATCCATCCTACAGGTCCAAACAGAAGGCTGGAGATTAAGGACTGAAGGGGAGTGGTCAGTGTGTTGAAATGAGACGGAGCTCGTACCTGCAGGGCGCACTCCTCCCGAGATGCAGTTTAATCTAAACATCACATTCCCACGAAAACGCTGcaacatatttaacaaaacataacGAGTCGTTGGTGTTGAGACTTACCTTTAAACGCTTCATGGTAAACGCAGGGCTGACAGAGCGGCTCTGATGTGCTTACTGCCATATCTGACTTACACCGGCTTGCGATTCACACACTAGTCTCCTAATTTTGCCCCGCTGACAAAATCCATATGGagcacattaaaaacaaaggcAGCGGCCTAGTTGAGGCTGGAGAAAAGTAGATAAGGctctatttgtttattttattgcatcTGGTCGGAACTATTTAACGCAAGGGGTGCGTTAGAGTATCAAACGTTCAAGTGGGTTAAATAAACGCTGATATTGCGTTTTTCTTTATCCGTAGTTCGTCGTTTTCTTGCAGGTGACGTTGATCATACGCAGCCGCAAGGTGATGAGTGCATGTTTTTTGCCTAGGATGATCCATGTAACTAATGAAAGCTTGGTGAGATAAAGCGATGCCTACGCCCTATGCAACACCAGCCGTGCAGTCGCAGTGTGTCATGTGCAGTGTTGAAtgcccccctcccctcacccaCCTACTTACCCCCATCACACTGACTGAGGACCAGCCTTTCACAATGATGTCATGTTTTAAGGATGAGGATCACAGCATCACTAGTGAGGATGCAGAAAGTACAACAGCAGGTATTTTTTTGCTTTACTcgaatatttacattttatactaCTACATACTTGCAGGctacactacatttcagagggaaatgttgcactttttactccactacgtttattttatttgttatactACTTGTTACTTTTCAGAAATtatgatgcattgttacagATTAACCCCAAGGTATATAAAGCACTACAACAGTAAAGTACCTCGCATCAAtgataataatctaataatataaCTAGAAAAATGCTCCATTATCTGAAGAAAATGTATGCATGCTCGAGGCTAAATTTGCAGCTGACAAAATTGTAATGGTTGAAATGGAGCACGTTAATGTGGCAGTTGAATTACAATTACTGTAAGAAGTTCAAATGACATTTGAATAAAtggaaatgctgaaaatgtaattataaatgtaaatagGAAATTAAGTTTAAGTGTCAGTTTTGGAGCTGCATATGTTTGAGTGTCAGTTAAACTTAAAGCACTGAAAGCAGTTTAACAGAAAGCTATAAAAGCAGTTGAAAAGTCAGTTGTGTAACAATAATTGATTGgtagtatactgtataacacTGGAATGGGCCATTCAGCATAataattacttttacttgtgatAATTCTGTACTTTTgcttaagtaaaattttgaatgcagggcCTTTAAAACTTGTACTTTAGTATTTTCAGTGTGGTGTTGTTACTTTTATTAAGGTGAAGTAAATGATGTGATTATTTTAGCACTGCCAGTGGAAGATCCTCAAGGCACAAACCAACTCGGGGCTTGGTTTATTAAATAGCAAAGTCAGACAGGATCCTTCAATCAGGAATCAAAGTGGGTCTTAATAAAATACAACTGGCTTATAAAGTTTGTCACAGTTTTACAGTATCCAAAGTGaaagtttgaaataaaatgcagaGGTCTTGACAAAATAAAGGCAAGAAGACATTTAAATAGTGTGCTAAAGTAATATATCTCCTGATACTATAATAATATCAGTATGgcgttataaaaaaaaaaaacaaaaaaaaaaactgatgataATTTTCTAGCAAAAATCTAACTCACCTGATTCTTTTCAACACTCAAATATACAACAATGTACATATTTTCGTAAACAACCTTAATTTCAATAGATAATCCTCTGTTTACAAGTGCACCTGgaggaaaaaataacatttatatccTTTTGCATCAAATGACTCCCTTGTCCAAAATATACCTTATTGGCAAATCTTGTCTGTAAGCCTGTATCAAGAATAAACACTGTGGTCCACATCTGTACACATTTTACTCCCTTTCATAACAGCAACTATACATCAAGTCAAAAGTCCAGTGGCTGAAGCTGAGAGGACACATGCTGGATTTTGACATCTTGGGACCACAGCTGTTATTCTCAGTTTTCTTCTCCATTCAGTGAAGGACCCATCCTCTGTCTCACAGGGACTCCAGTTGGGTTCCAGTTCTGGCTctgagtttgttgtttttattgacgAGTGCCAGGGGGCAGAGTGAGGTTGGCCATCAGCTCGTGAACAGAAGCGAATATCGTACActcacctgagagagagagaaaacaaccaGGGTTAGCAAAGGCATTTTGTGTGAAGTCTCAATaacaaaactaaatatttagTTGATATCAGTTTCTGTATGGGAAATTTGATATCTGTTTTTCAGTATAATAAATTATTCAGATCTCATCAGCTGAGAGTCTCACCCTGTCTGGCGGGGTGCAGCTCATTGAACCTTTTAAGGATATTAGAGACCATAAGCGCTGCGGCCCCAGAGGAGCTGTGCTGTCTGGGGATGTCAGCCTGCTGAGTGAGGCCTGTGGCCATGTCGTACACGATGGGCACAATAATGCTCACTGGCTCCTGTGGCACCGGGATACGCTGGGTCAGCTGCAACTGTGGGGCAAAGCAGACCAAACAACACAGGGTCAGGCAAGTCACCGCATTTCAAACGATGCTACACAGGCACATGACTTGTGTCCTGGTTGTGGAAAGCTAATGGTGACGCACTGCTGAGACTTACAAAGAAGAGCATCTTGGACTTGAGCACCACAGCGATGGTTCCAGGAGGAGCGATGGGAGGCGCACTGGGGGGGATGGTGAGACAGAACTGGACGTTCCACTTCAGCTGCGCAGCTTGGTCAGGGAACTAGAGGAAGAGAAATAAGGTTAAAGGATATGGTCTAGTTTTCCAACACAACTAGAACATGTGtgcacactttcacacacacacacaagacaggTTTATCAGAgcatattgtatatttgttgtatCTAGTTGTTGTCATTTGACAGCTTGCATAACAAAAGAGGGGCTGGTCTTGTTCAGTTTGCATATTCATAAACTTTTGGATTTTATAACACATTAAGAGTGTGTAGATTCTATTTAGCAATTGTGTATACAAAAAACTTTGAGATCAAAATCTTTAATAACCCAAATAAACTGACAAGGCTCAtacatgattaaaaacatgaatacatgtAACGACTGCTcttataaacaaaaaaactcaccaGTTCAAGCTTCATGATGCGTACACAGTCCCTAAGGATGTTAGTGGGCGCCCCCAGCAGCTTTGTGAAGGCATTCAAAGTGTTATATTTGAAGGGAGGACCAGCAACCTAgaaaagaggacaaaagaagataaataaatggCGTAACAACATAGGTGTGGGCATGTGAATGGCCTTAAAGGCATAATCCAtgatacaaaatgtaaaaaagtgtaaggtattactttaaaaaaaatctaaatgcaAGGTTGAAACCAGCTTATCATTATCAAATTAATAGTTATATTATTACAATTCCTATCTAACACTACAACTTGAAAAATGCATGCATACAACATGATCAGTTGAGAAAACGTTTTCCATATTCTGTGTCTGGATAATTTATGAATTGGTCTTTAAGTGCTTCTGCCTGTACTTACCCGTGTCTCAAAGAACTTTTCCAGCACCTGAAGCTCCTCCGGTGACCAGGGACCTGTATTTTCTGGAGTAACTTTGAGCTGCAGCGTCTGGTAGTTCTTTGGGTTTAGAGCAACACGGCACTTGAGCACGTCCGTCTTAAACATGATCACCCCGGGCTCATTAGAGTTCACGATAGATAACTGGAAGAGAGGTGACAGAGTAGGAGGAAGTGAGGGAAGTGCAGAACAGGTAAtatcatttgaaaaacaaaacaccaaacaatTTTTTCTCCAAAGAGGATTATTTGTGCAACGCTCACATTGGCCTCCTGCTGAATGATCCTCTGCAGGTGGCGTCTCATGATAACTGAACCCAGGAAGCGCTCCAGAGGCGAGCAGAGGTAGCTTCCTGCCAGGCCTGGCACCAGGCAGGGAGTGGGTGAGGGGAGCAGAAGCACATGCAAGGCATTGTGGGTGAGGATAGTAGGAATGGAGGCAGCCCAGGGGCGCTGAGGTAGCTTGCGGGGTGGAGGCATACTGGTAGGCATGACTTGTGAAcctaaataaaagaaagagacagatgttACAAAAAAAGGTAAACACAAAGATTTAGAGAAAAGTTAAGATTTTAAATTATCTGAAACAATACGGAGAGAGCAGTACTTACTGGTTCCAGCACGTGGAGAATGAGGGTCAGGGATAGGTGAATGCAGCGAAGGGTTACCAGGGGACATGCCATGGATCCTTGCCCCAGGAGAAGGCCCTGAGACCTGGGGTGAGCCTGGCCACTGGCCCCTATGGCTGGGAGACACCATGGCATATGGAGAGCTGGGGTCCAGAGCACCTAGGGTAAAAGACAGGCATcagactcacacaaacactcaacaattaacagataaaacaaattcAGATATGTGTGCCCACTTTTTACTGGCTATTTGTCATATGTTTGCTCGTTTGGCTAGTGAAGATGTTCAGTTCAGCCCCTTCCAGCCCTTGCCCAGCAGACCAGAATTACCACCAGGCCAGCATTTACGGCTACCGTGCTGCTTACCGTGGGGACTGGCAAAGCTGGTCTGGCCCATGGCTATGCCCAGAGAAGACGGAGATGGGGTGGGCCCGAAAGGAGAGGGTGCCCTCAGAGCTCCACTAGGGGAGCCAGAGGCATGGATgttccctgcacacacacacacacacacacacacacaccatatctCGTCAGCCACTGAGGTTCTcctaacgcacacacacacccactcgCTCATGGACACACATGCTAAAGCTGGGCAGGAGGGCTGTAGTCTCTGGCTGGCGGGCTGAGATGGAGTAAAATGGAAGGAGCAAGACTAAATGCATGCTTTGTTCTCTCTTGGCTGTGAGGTGTGTGCATGGTGCATGAGAGACACAACTGATCTCATGGTTTCACAAAATTAAACATGGGCACACATCATTGCTCTTCCTCGTTGTCTCTTGACATGCGCACAGTTTGCTCTTGCAACAAATACACAGGTTAGCAGAGAGGTTGATgacagtaatgtgatatattCAAAAACAATGATCTGTTGGTCACGATGCTGTATGGCAGGCTGACAAGCTCAGATGACACAAACAGTACAGGTGATTTTCACTCACACGAACTTGGACAAACACCAAAGTACCATGTTTCCTATTACCTGGCGACTGTGTGGGCATCATGGATGGTGAAGGAGTTACATTGGCGTGGTAATTTGGTGGCGGTGAAGTGAGAGGAGGGTATACACCTCCTGCACCCCCCCGCATTGTCTGTGGAGCTTGCAACTGGTTCATCAGACTGTCCACATCCACGCCCACCGGCGATGGTGGGTTATCGTCTTCATTGACAGAACGCCTGCGAGCATCCTGATTGCTGTCTACAAACATGTTCAGGAATGTCTAGAACAGGGAAAGACAGGGACAGTATTTGGTGAAAAAATCTTAAACAAATCTGAATTTTATTATTGCACTCTTGTCCAGCTAATAAGAAAAAGACTAGTCAAGTTCTGAGCACAGAGAACCTAAGAACAGAAGTTTTCATACCAAA
This genomic interval carries:
- the si:ch211-218d20.15 gene encoding uncharacterized protein si:ch211-218d20.15 isoform X2, which produces MPVQLSPEQVGLEMLCLCGQLDLLIRAQMQQFQEQLGQGCSPEESDTFQAQGSEILDHMLQCLEHLPKPMPQLEDYLDMVGLSAMFPRVEVFLIQGSPVDMLERPPMDEYFSHIAKLNQLLVLSQQLEEDIRHLGSHKYIAHQLSVIYQVISSFRGIQAFSEIKKDIEANFKQMKQSLVIEEGSRHEPQLAAQYINWILEITHSLTSVVLSLPEELTDDLHQAVTFMSQFLS
- the si:ch211-218d20.15 gene encoding uncharacterized protein si:ch211-218d20.15 isoform X1, translating into MAVSTSEPLCQPCVYHEAFKVELQVKRPLMPVQLSPEQVGLEMLCLCGQLDLLIRAQMQQFQEQLGQGCSPEESDTFQAQGSEILDHMLQCLEHLPKPMPQLEDYLDMVGLSAMFPRVEVFLIQGSPVDMLERPPMDEYFSHIAKLNQLLVLSQQLEEDIRHLGSHKYIAHQLSVIYQVISSFRGIQAFSEIKKDIEANFKQMKQSLVIEEGSRHEPQLAAQYINWILEITHSLTSVVLSLPEELTDDLHQAVTFMSQFLS